The Sinomonas sp. P10A9 genome includes a window with the following:
- a CDS encoding acyl-CoA dehydrogenase family protein, whose amino-acid sequence MHNQPPPRVDIDEFSTNTALVDGIRRFGASWSAGELAAIGRIVGSGPFAQNARLANEHPPVLHALDRYGERLDEVEYHPAYHHVISDAVAYGAHTSAWADPRPGAHVARAGAFMLFAQVEPGHACPVSMTHAAVPALSRQPDVARVWLPRLYGDGYEPRLVRPSQKPGALVGMAMTERQGGSDVRANTTSARDLGDGTALITGAKWFCSAPMSDAFLVLAQEADGLSCFLVPRVTDDGVRNPFRLVRLKSKLGNRANASAEVEFEDTLGWRIGEPGRGVRAIIEMVHETRLDCILGTAAGMRQGVAEAVWHARHRKAFGRLLVDQPAMATVLADLALEYEAAVALGLRLAAADDAVWSPGADGVQRAPGASREGAFARIATAIGKYWVCKRGPAHAAEALECLGGNGYTEDFPLAMRYREQPVMAIWEGSGNVVALDVLRALAREPESAEALGEELERHRGADPALDAHLERALALMADAAREPEEAQAWARRLAETLALALQATLLLDGEPSVAEAFIASRLSAGRGLGYGCLPDSARVGAILERA is encoded by the coding sequence ATGCACAATCAGCCTCCGCCCCGGGTGGACATCGACGAGTTCTCCACGAACACGGCCCTCGTCGACGGGATCCGGCGCTTCGGGGCGAGCTGGTCGGCGGGCGAGCTGGCCGCGATCGGCCGGATCGTCGGCTCGGGCCCGTTCGCTCAGAACGCGCGGCTCGCCAACGAACACCCCCCTGTGCTCCACGCCCTCGACCGCTACGGCGAGCGTCTGGACGAGGTCGAGTACCACCCCGCCTACCACCACGTCATCTCCGACGCCGTCGCCTACGGCGCCCACACGTCCGCCTGGGCCGATCCGCGTCCCGGTGCGCACGTAGCCAGAGCGGGCGCCTTCATGCTGTTCGCGCAGGTCGAGCCCGGCCACGCGTGCCCGGTCTCGATGACCCACGCCGCCGTGCCCGCGCTGTCGCGGCAGCCCGACGTCGCACGCGTCTGGCTCCCCCGCCTCTACGGCGACGGCTACGAGCCCCGCCTGGTCCGGCCGTCGCAGAAGCCGGGCGCGCTCGTGGGAATGGCCATGACAGAACGCCAGGGCGGCTCCGACGTTCGGGCCAACACAACCTCGGCGCGGGACCTCGGCGACGGAACGGCCCTCATCACCGGGGCGAAGTGGTTCTGCTCGGCGCCGATGAGCGATGCCTTCCTGGTGCTCGCCCAGGAGGCTGACGGCCTCTCGTGCTTCCTCGTGCCACGCGTGACGGACGACGGCGTGCGGAACCCGTTCCGGCTCGTGCGCCTGAAGTCGAAGCTCGGAAACCGGGCCAATGCCTCCGCAGAGGTCGAGTTCGAGGACACTCTCGGATGGCGCATCGGCGAGCCGGGCCGAGGAGTCCGCGCCATCATCGAGATGGTCCATGAGACCCGCCTCGACTGCATCCTCGGCACGGCTGCAGGGATGCGCCAGGGCGTGGCTGAGGCCGTGTGGCACGCGCGGCACCGGAAGGCCTTCGGGCGGCTCCTCGTGGACCAGCCTGCGATGGCCACCGTCCTCGCCGACCTCGCGCTCGAGTACGAGGCGGCGGTGGCGCTCGGCCTGCGGCTCGCCGCAGCGGACGACGCCGTGTGGTCGCCCGGGGCGGACGGTGTGCAGCGCGCGCCGGGGGCATCGCGGGAGGGTGCGTTCGCCCGGATCGCGACGGCGATCGGCAAGTACTGGGTGTGCAAACGAGGACCGGCGCACGCCGCCGAGGCGCTCGAGTGCCTCGGCGGCAACGGCTACACCGAGGATTTCCCGCTCGCGATGCGGTACCGCGAGCAGCCGGTCATGGCGATCTGGGAGGGGTCCGGGAATGTGGTGGCGCTGGACGTGCTGCGCGCCCTCGCCCGCGAGCCGGAGTCCGCCGAGGCCCTCGGCGAGGAGCTTGAACGTCACCGCGGCGCCGACCCCGCCCTCGACGCCCACCTCGAGCGGGCCCTCGCGCTCATGGCCGACGCCGCGCGCGAGCCAGAGGAGGCCCAGGCCTGGGCGCGGCGGCTCGCAGAGACCCTCGCGCTCGCCCTGCAGGCGACGCTCCTGCTCGACGGAGAACCGTCCGTCGCGGAGGCGTTCATCGCGTCCAGACTCAGCGCCGGTCGCGGCCTGGGCTACGGGTGTCTCCCGGATTCGGCCCGTGTGGGCGCGATCCTGGAGAGGGCATAA
- a CDS encoding glutamate--cysteine ligase codes for MKIDFAHSEQSTVGLEWEMALVDKHGGELVPLAPEVLDRLGSERPELFGNMPRIHQELLLNTVELVTGVHHTISDAVADLAESLGAVRSITDRMGVELFSAGSHPFSQPRLQPVTDKERYAKLIDRTQWWGRQMVIYGVHVHVGLDRQDKAMPVLDALVNYFPHFQALSASSPFWSGEDTGYASQRALMFQQLPTAGLPFQFPDWAGFEHYVDDMLKTGVIDTISEIRWDIRPVPRLGTVEMRVCDGLSTLEEIGAIGALTQCLVEEASRMLDAGYPIPTMPPWHVQENKWRAARYGLDAIIILDADGNERLVTEHLAETMDRLSPIADELGCAAELRAVEGIIRRGAGYQRQRRVAEAHGGELRAVVLEEARLMREGYAPASA; via the coding sequence CTGAAGATCGACTTTGCGCACTCCGAGCAGTCCACGGTAGGCCTCGAATGGGAGATGGCCCTCGTGGACAAGCACGGTGGCGAGCTCGTTCCCCTCGCCCCGGAGGTGCTCGACCGACTCGGCAGCGAGCGCCCCGAACTGTTCGGCAACATGCCCCGCATCCATCAGGAGTTGCTCCTCAACACGGTCGAGCTCGTGACCGGTGTGCACCACACCATTTCCGATGCCGTGGCCGATCTCGCCGAGTCGCTCGGGGCGGTGCGGAGCATTACGGACCGGATGGGAGTCGAGCTCTTCTCCGCGGGCAGCCACCCCTTCAGCCAGCCCCGCCTGCAGCCCGTGACCGACAAGGAACGGTACGCGAAGCTCATCGACCGCACCCAGTGGTGGGGGCGGCAGATGGTGATCTACGGAGTGCATGTGCATGTGGGCCTCGACCGCCAGGACAAGGCCATGCCTGTCCTCGACGCGCTCGTCAACTACTTCCCGCACTTCCAGGCACTCTCGGCATCGAGCCCTTTCTGGAGCGGCGAGGACACGGGCTACGCCTCCCAGCGCGCCCTCATGTTCCAGCAGCTGCCCACGGCCGGCCTGCCGTTCCAGTTCCCCGACTGGGCCGGATTCGAGCACTACGTCGATGACATGCTCAAGACCGGGGTGATCGACACGATCAGCGAGATCCGCTGGGACATCCGGCCCGTGCCGAGGCTCGGCACCGTGGAGATGCGCGTATGCGACGGCCTCTCGACCCTCGAGGAGATCGGCGCCATCGGCGCGCTGACCCAATGCCTCGTCGAAGAGGCATCCCGCATGCTCGACGCCGGTTACCCCATCCCGACCATGCCCCCTTGGCACGTCCAGGAGAACAAGTGGCGCGCCGCCCGCTATGGCCTCGACGCGATCATCATCCTCGACGCCGACGGCAACGAGAGGCTCGTCACCGAGCACCTTGCGGAGACGATGGACCGGCTGTCCCCGATCGCCGACGAGCTCGGATGCGCCGCAGAGCTGCGGGCGGTCGAGGGGATCATCCGGCGCGGCGCCGGGTACCAGCGCCAGCGCAGGGTCGCAGAGGCCCACGGCGGCGAGCTGCGCGCCGTCGTCCTGGAAGAGGCCCGCCTCATGCGCGAGGGCTACGCGCCAGCCAGCGCGTGA
- a CDS encoding type IV toxin-antitoxin system AbiEi family antitoxin, which yields MESVADVLAAMGGSARTHELNPHFTKRQLALAVASGEVARSVRGVYALARLNEAEHAALELSAALYLRSAALAHGLGVLHRPRTIELAVPRGRRSRRLAGTTTYRRFLPAEDLVGRGQVRATSPVRTVLDCAAMLPFAEGLAVADSALRMRAASRAELEAAAVTWVGRNKAAQRRVLKYMDGRAANAFESGLRAACLEAGVEMEPQVVIHTAGGDYRVDLAHQVEVEAVQVEVVAEADSYEWHGGREDLHRDCTRYNELVRAGRVVLRFSWEHVMHEREWIGEVVSDVVRRAVRHNSGWNERRMLRLTA from the coding sequence ATGGAGAGCGTTGCGGATGTGCTGGCGGCCATGGGCGGAAGTGCACGTACGCACGAGCTGAACCCCCACTTCACCAAGCGGCAGCTGGCGCTCGCGGTGGCCTCCGGCGAGGTCGCGCGGTCGGTGCGGGGCGTGTACGCACTGGCGAGGCTCAACGAGGCCGAGCACGCTGCCCTTGAGCTCAGCGCCGCGCTCTACCTGAGGTCTGCGGCACTCGCCCATGGCCTCGGGGTGCTCCATCGGCCCCGCACGATCGAACTCGCGGTCCCGCGCGGTCGGCGTTCCAGACGACTCGCGGGAACGACCACCTATCGACGGTTCCTTCCCGCGGAGGACCTGGTGGGTCGAGGGCAGGTTCGGGCGACCTCGCCCGTGCGCACCGTGCTCGACTGCGCGGCGATGCTCCCGTTCGCTGAGGGTCTGGCCGTGGCCGATTCCGCGCTGCGGATGCGCGCGGCCTCGCGTGCCGAGCTCGAGGCGGCCGCGGTGACCTGGGTAGGGAGGAACAAGGCTGCGCAGCGCAGGGTGCTCAAGTACATGGACGGCCGTGCGGCAAATGCCTTCGAGTCAGGGCTCCGAGCGGCGTGTCTCGAGGCCGGGGTCGAGATGGAGCCGCAGGTGGTGATCCACACGGCCGGCGGCGACTACCGGGTCGATCTGGCCCATCAGGTGGAGGTGGAGGCTGTCCAAGTGGAGGTCGTTGCCGAGGCTGACAGCTACGAATGGCACGGCGGACGCGAGGATCTCCACCGCGACTGCACCCGGTACAACGAGCTGGTCAGGGCAGGGAGGGTGGTCCTGCGTTTCAGCTGGGAGCACGTGATGCATGAGCGCGAGTGGATCGGCGAGGTGGTGTCCGACGTGGTCAGGCGTGCCGTCAGGCACAATTCGGGCTGGAATGAGCGCCGGATGCTCAGATTGACCGCGTGA
- the tsaD gene encoding tRNA (adenosine(37)-N6)-threonylcarbamoyltransferase complex transferase subunit TsaD: protein MSRREPLVLGIESSCDETGVGIVRGTTLLANTVSSSMDEHVRFGGVIPEIASRAHLDALIPTLREALDTAGVTLDEVDALAVTSGPGLAGALMVGVCGAKALAVATGKPLYAVNHLVAHVGVGLLDGSVYGGELPPDLGALLVSGGHTEVLRVRNIAGDVELLGSTIDDAAGEAYDKVARLLGLGYPGGPAIDRLAREGNPKAIRFPRGLTQPKYMGSAEEPGPHRYDWSFSGLKTAVARCVEQFEAAGEPVPVADIAASFQEAVVDVITSKAILACREHGISSLLLGGGVAANSRLRELTAQRCREAGISLAVPSFSLCTDNGAMVAALAARIIMDGREPSGLEFAPESSLPVTTVSV from the coding sequence ATGAGCCGCCGGGAGCCGCTGGTCCTGGGCATCGAGTCCTCGTGCGATGAGACGGGCGTGGGGATCGTCCGTGGAACCACGCTGCTTGCCAACACCGTCTCCTCCTCGATGGATGAGCACGTCCGCTTCGGGGGAGTCATCCCGGAGATCGCCTCTCGCGCCCACCTCGACGCGCTCATTCCCACGCTTCGAGAGGCTCTCGACACCGCGGGCGTGACCCTCGACGAGGTCGATGCCCTCGCCGTCACGTCCGGCCCAGGGCTCGCCGGGGCGCTCATGGTGGGCGTGTGCGGGGCCAAGGCTCTCGCCGTGGCAACAGGCAAGCCGCTCTACGCCGTCAACCACCTCGTGGCCCACGTGGGGGTAGGTCTCCTCGACGGCAGCGTCTACGGGGGCGAGCTGCCGCCGGACCTCGGGGCGCTCCTCGTCTCGGGCGGCCACACCGAGGTCCTGCGCGTGCGGAACATCGCGGGGGACGTCGAGCTGCTCGGCTCCACGATCGACGACGCCGCGGGCGAGGCCTATGACAAGGTGGCCCGGCTGCTCGGGCTCGGGTACCCCGGCGGCCCGGCCATCGACCGGCTCGCGCGCGAAGGCAACCCGAAGGCCATCCGCTTCCCGCGCGGGCTCACCCAGCCCAAGTACATGGGCAGCGCCGAAGAGCCGGGGCCGCACCGCTACGACTGGTCCTTCTCCGGTCTCAAGACCGCCGTGGCACGGTGCGTCGAGCAGTTCGAGGCTGCTGGGGAGCCGGTCCCTGTCGCCGACATCGCGGCGTCCTTTCAGGAAGCCGTCGTCGATGTGATCACGTCCAAGGCGATCCTCGCGTGCCGGGAGCACGGGATCAGCAGCCTGCTTCTGGGCGGAGGCGTCGCTGCCAATTCCCGGCTGCGCGAGCTCACGGCCCAGCGGTGCCGCGAGGCAGGCATCTCGCTCGCCGTGCCGTCGTTCTCGCTGTGCACGGACAACGGCGCGATGGTTGCCGCCCTCGCTGCACGGATCATCATGGACGGCAGGGAGCCCAGCGGCCTCGAGTTCGCGCCGGAGTCCTCCTTGCCGGTCACCACCGTGAGCGTGTAG
- the rimI gene encoding ribosomal protein S18-alanine N-acetyltransferase produces the protein MTEADVPAVHALERILFPVDAWPEQMFRDEIAQSATRRYYVAEEPGPDGPRIVAYAGLMSVEPIADVQTIAVVPEREGRGIGSALLTELIDEARRRGADDVLLEVRADNPRAQGLYRRFGFSHIHTRRRYYRDGVDALIMQLPLAAPAGESTAGEGEKE, from the coding sequence ATGACCGAGGCCGACGTGCCCGCCGTGCACGCGCTTGAGCGCATCCTCTTCCCGGTCGACGCGTGGCCCGAACAGATGTTCCGCGACGAGATCGCGCAGTCCGCAACGCGCCGGTACTACGTCGCCGAGGAGCCGGGGCCGGACGGACCCCGCATCGTGGCGTATGCCGGGCTCATGAGCGTCGAGCCGATAGCGGATGTCCAGACGATCGCCGTCGTGCCCGAGCGCGAAGGCAGAGGGATAGGCTCGGCGCTCCTGACCGAGCTCATCGACGAGGCCCGGCGTCGGGGCGCGGACGACGTGCTGCTCGAGGTCCGCGCCGACAACCCGCGGGCGCAGGGCCTCTATCGGCGTTTCGGCTTCAGCCACATCCACACTCGTCGGCGCTACTACCGCGACGGCGTCGACGCGCTCATCATGCAGCTGCCGCTCGCGGCGCCGGCGGGGGAGAGCACTGCCGGGGAAGGGGAGAAGGAATGA
- the tsaB gene encoding tRNA (adenosine(37)-N6)-threonylcarbamoyltransferase complex dimerization subunit type 1 TsaB, with protein sequence MIVLAIDTSAIASAALIRCHESFSDAAVLASFATEDTKSHAEVLAPGIRALVAEQELTGPDIARIVVGVGPGPFTGLRSGIATARALAFAWSVPLDGLMSLAALAWDVVEAGGPDSEFVVATDARRKELYWARYAAGGALLDGPHVSAPVELPSLPVYGAGAGLYPEQLAGAGASAAPGFDSAQPTAASLGLAAVALLAAGEALPDTTPLYLRESDAQVPGPRKRAL encoded by the coding sequence GTGATCGTCCTCGCCATCGACACCTCCGCGATCGCCTCCGCGGCGCTCATCCGGTGCCACGAGTCATTCAGCGACGCCGCCGTCCTCGCCTCGTTCGCGACCGAGGACACGAAGTCCCACGCCGAAGTGCTTGCGCCGGGGATTCGGGCGCTGGTGGCCGAGCAGGAGCTTACGGGGCCGGACATCGCCCGGATTGTGGTGGGAGTGGGACCAGGCCCGTTCACCGGCTTGCGCTCGGGAATCGCGACCGCGCGAGCGCTGGCCTTCGCATGGTCCGTGCCGCTCGACGGCCTCATGAGCCTCGCGGCGCTCGCGTGGGACGTCGTCGAGGCTGGCGGCCCGGACTCTGAATTCGTCGTCGCGACGGACGCCCGGCGGAAGGAGCTCTACTGGGCTCGGTACGCCGCGGGCGGTGCGCTCCTCGACGGGCCGCACGTGAGTGCGCCCGTCGAGCTGCCGAGCCTGCCCGTCTACGGTGCTGGAGCGGGCCTCTACCCGGAGCAGCTCGCGGGGGCCGGCGCGAGCGCCGCACCGGGGTTCGACTCGGCCCAGCCGACCGCGGCCTCCCTCGGCCTTGCCGCCGTGGCCCTCCTCGCCGCCGGCGAGGCCCTGCCCGACACGACGCCCCTGTATCTCCGAGAGTCCGACGCCCAGGTCCCGGGCCCGCGGAAGCGGGCGCTGTGA
- the tsaE gene encoding tRNA (adenosine(37)-N6)-threonylcarbamoyltransferase complex ATPase subunit type 1 TsaE → MSGPSSTSLPEWEIAFAPTTAEQTQTLGAALGAVLSAGDLVVLSGELGAGKTTFTQGLGQGLGVRPGIISPTFVLVRIHPNLVHGPRPGGPDLVHVDAYRLSGPGEVADLDLENWADTAVTVVEWGRGLVDDLSDSRLDIEMRRPSAPPAAAGPTLDFDTEDDDEPRLVLIRAFGPRWAGRPAVHWPAVERVETGEIGPGGAGVGVATPLRPAQPPEGSARTPGVSPQPPADAAGDAR, encoded by the coding sequence ATGAGCGGGCCGTCGTCCACGAGCCTGCCCGAGTGGGAGATCGCGTTCGCGCCCACGACGGCGGAGCAGACCCAGACGCTCGGCGCAGCGCTGGGAGCCGTGCTGTCCGCGGGGGACCTCGTGGTGCTCTCCGGTGAACTCGGCGCCGGCAAGACGACGTTCACTCAGGGCCTCGGCCAGGGGCTCGGCGTCCGCCCCGGGATCATCTCGCCCACCTTCGTGCTCGTGCGCATCCATCCCAACCTCGTCCACGGGCCGCGGCCCGGCGGCCCCGATCTCGTCCATGTCGACGCGTACCGGCTCAGCGGCCCCGGCGAGGTCGCGGACCTGGACCTCGAGAACTGGGCGGACACTGCCGTCACGGTCGTCGAGTGGGGCCGCGGGCTCGTCGACGACCTCTCCGACAGCCGCCTCGACATCGAGATGCGGCGCCCCAGCGCCCCTCCCGCTGCTGCCGGGCCCACTCTGGACTTCGACACCGAGGACGACGACGAGCCGCGCCTGGTGCTGATCCGCGCCTTCGGTCCTCGGTGGGCCGGGCGGCCCGCGGTCCACTGGCCGGCCGTCGAACGGGTCGAGACCGGTGAGATCGGGCCCGGCGGCGCTGGGGTCGGGGTCGCGACTCCGCTTCGCCCTGCTCAGCCACCGGAGGGCTCGGCTCGCACCCCGGGGGTTTCGCCCCAACCGCCAGCCGATGCCGCGGGAGACGCCCGGTGA
- the alr gene encoding alanine racemase yields MPTTRLSRLPERAAVVDLDAIRHNVRVIRKVAEPARLMAVVKADGYGHGSVQVARAALAAGASWLGVAHISEALTLRAAGIDAPILAWLHTPDSNFSAAVAAGIDLGCSGWELEAIVAAAREQERPARVHLKIDTGLGRNGAPADRWEAVVGEAVQYQDEGLLRVAGVFSHFAVADEPERPETDLQLDAFREAIALAEDAGCDLEVRHIANSPAVFSRPDSHFDLVRVGISVYGLSPFADQTSADLGLRPAMTLRATLSQAKRVPAEQGVSYGLSYRTSSPSALGLVPLGYADGVPRTSEGGPVRIAGRTYPVVGRVAMDQIVVDLGPDADPKAFRGAEAVLFGTGDDGGPTADDWARATGTINYEIVTRISPRVPRVYEGEDA; encoded by the coding sequence GTGCCCACCACCCGTCTGTCGCGTCTGCCGGAACGCGCCGCCGTCGTGGACCTCGACGCGATCCGGCACAACGTCCGCGTGATCCGCAAGGTCGCGGAGCCCGCCAGGCTCATGGCCGTGGTGAAGGCGGACGGCTACGGCCACGGTTCCGTGCAGGTGGCGCGGGCCGCGCTGGCGGCAGGTGCCTCGTGGCTCGGCGTGGCGCATATCAGTGAGGCGCTCACGCTGCGCGCTGCTGGCATCGATGCACCGATTCTCGCGTGGCTCCACACGCCCGACTCGAACTTTTCAGCGGCGGTCGCCGCTGGGATCGACCTGGGCTGCTCGGGCTGGGAGCTCGAGGCGATCGTCGCGGCAGCGCGCGAGCAGGAGCGGCCGGCACGGGTGCACCTCAAGATCGACACCGGGCTCGGGCGCAACGGCGCGCCTGCGGACCGGTGGGAGGCGGTGGTCGGCGAGGCCGTCCAGTACCAGGACGAGGGGCTCCTCCGCGTCGCCGGCGTGTTCAGCCACTTCGCCGTCGCGGACGAGCCCGAGCGCCCGGAGACCGATCTCCAGCTCGATGCTTTCCGCGAGGCCATCGCGCTCGCCGAGGACGCTGGCTGCGACCTCGAGGTGCGCCACATCGCCAACTCGCCGGCGGTCTTCTCGCGCCCGGACAGCCACTTCGACCTCGTACGCGTCGGGATCTCGGTCTACGGGCTCTCACCGTTCGCGGACCAGACATCCGCGGACCTCGGCCTGCGCCCTGCCATGACCCTGCGCGCCACGCTCTCGCAGGCAAAGCGCGTCCCGGCGGAACAGGGCGTGAGCTACGGACTCTCGTACCGCACGTCATCCCCGAGCGCGCTCGGACTCGTGCCGCTCGGCTACGCCGACGGCGTGCCGCGCACCTCCGAGGGCGGCCCGGTCCGGATCGCCGGCCGGACCTACCCGGTGGTGGGGCGAGTGGCGATGGACCAGATCGTGGTGGACCTCGGACCCGACGCCGACCCCAAGGCGTTCCGCGGTGCCGAAGCGGTCCTCTTCGGCACCGGCGATGACGGCGGGCCCACCGCCGACGACTGGGCCCGCGCCACCGGAACCATCAACTACGAGATCGTCACGCGCATCAGCCCGCGCGTGCCCCGGGTCTACGAGGGCGAGGACGCATGA
- the mshA gene encoding D-inositol-3-phosphate glycosyltransferase: MISLHTSPLEQPGAGDAGGMNVYVSQLARALAAGGVGVDIYTRATAPDQPDAVRLAEGVVVHHLQAGPRRRLAKEQMPPLVDEFAAAMLTRMQGAGAVPRVVHSHYWVSGLAGLEAARDLGVPLVHTMHTMARVKNLHLAAGDVPEPSNRERGEQRLADEATRFTANTSAERDELLRHYGVDDDRIDVVSPGVDLSVFRPAFRTRSRLGAGVGTSEFHVLFAGRIQRLKGPQILVEAAGELRRRRPDIPLRVTIIGATSGSAGLDLDVLALGEGLGGVVRRLPPVPAEDLADWFRAADVVAMPSFSESFGLVALEAQACGTPVVAARVGGLTQAVCDGRTGFLVDGHEPSTWAAVLEQLHDDPQTRWDLGRAASIYAERFGWEQTAEGTRAAYRTALHEFAGTNAGPSAGKHDEAAIRLP; the protein is encoded by the coding sequence ATGATCTCCCTCCACACGTCCCCCCTCGAGCAGCCGGGAGCCGGGGACGCGGGCGGGATGAACGTGTACGTCTCGCAGCTCGCAAGGGCGCTTGCGGCCGGAGGCGTCGGCGTGGACATCTACACGCGTGCCACAGCGCCGGACCAGCCGGACGCAGTGAGGCTCGCGGAGGGCGTCGTCGTGCACCACCTCCAGGCCGGGCCCCGCCGGCGGCTCGCCAAGGAGCAGATGCCTCCGCTCGTCGACGAGTTCGCGGCCGCGATGCTCACCCGGATGCAGGGCGCTGGAGCTGTGCCGCGCGTCGTCCACAGCCACTACTGGGTCTCGGGGCTTGCGGGCCTTGAGGCCGCCCGCGATCTGGGTGTGCCGCTCGTCCACACGATGCACACGATGGCCCGGGTCAAGAACCTCCATCTCGCCGCCGGCGACGTGCCGGAGCCCAGCAACCGCGAGCGCGGCGAGCAGCGGCTGGCGGACGAGGCCACCCGGTTCACGGCCAACACCTCCGCCGAGCGGGACGAGCTCCTGCGGCACTACGGCGTCGACGACGACCGGATCGACGTGGTCTCCCCCGGCGTGGACCTGTCCGTGTTCCGGCCCGCGTTCAGGACCCGTTCGCGGCTCGGCGCAGGCGTCGGGACCAGCGAATTCCATGTCCTCTTCGCGGGCAGGATCCAGCGGCTCAAGGGGCCCCAGATCCTTGTCGAGGCCGCCGGCGAGCTGCGGCGGCGTCGGCCCGACATCCCGCTGCGCGTCACGATCATCGGGGCGACGAGCGGATCGGCGGGCCTCGACCTCGACGTGCTCGCGCTCGGTGAGGGGCTCGGCGGAGTGGTACGCCGGCTGCCGCCCGTGCCCGCCGAGGATCTCGCGGACTGGTTCCGCGCGGCCGACGTCGTGGCGATGCCCAGCTTCTCGGAGTCATTCGGGCTCGTTGCCCTTGAGGCCCAGGCCTGCGGGACGCCGGTCGTGGCGGCACGGGTCGGTGGGCTCACCCAGGCCGTGTGCGACGGGCGCACGGGGTTCCTCGTCGACGGGCACGAGCCCTCGACCTGGGCGGCCGTGCTCGAACAGCTGCACGACGACCCCCAGACCCGCTGGGACCTCGGCCGCGCCGCCTCGATCTATGCCGAGCGGTTCGGCTGGGAGCAGACCGCCGAAGGAACGCGCGCCGCATACCGTACGGCGCTCCACGAGTTCGCCGGGACGAACGCAGGGCCGAGCGCCGGGAAGCACGACGAGGCGGCCATCCGCCTCCCCTGA
- a CDS encoding MFS transporter produces the protein MASTPLAEAPSLVLASAARKVMTRLLPVLVIAFIINYIDRVNVGFVASHLKTDLGIGAAAYGLGAGLFFVGYAVFEVPSNMLLHKFGAKVWITRIMITWGIVAAAMALTTNEAVFYILRFLLGVAEAGFFPGCVLYIATWLPAAYRGKAMAILLTGSAVASIIAGPITGGLLMISGGGLHGWQWMFIIEGLAAVVLSAVTWFALVNSPEKAKWLSDPERAALRTELDAEQADREDAQGGKVSVWKLLADTQILLFCFIYFAIQLVIYAATFWLPTIIKQMGKMDDFQVGLWNTIPWVIAIIAMYVFAGLASKRPVYQRWVAFALVLASIGMFVSTIGGPVIMYIGICIAALGFKSASSLFWPIPQSYFDVRIAAAGIALINSIGNLGGFVAPSVFGYLQQTTGSVVGGLYGLAVSSIVAAGVVLALRMKKRKAPVGAPVAIDPVSSR, from the coding sequence ATGGCAAGCACCCCCCTCGCCGAAGCACCCTCACTAGTGCTGGCGTCTGCCGCCCGCAAGGTCATGACCCGGCTGCTGCCGGTGCTCGTGATCGCCTTCATCATCAACTACATCGACCGGGTCAACGTGGGCTTCGTCGCCTCGCACCTCAAGACCGACCTCGGCATCGGCGCCGCCGCCTACGGTCTCGGGGCCGGGCTGTTCTTCGTCGGGTACGCGGTGTTCGAGGTGCCCTCGAACATGCTCCTGCACAAGTTCGGCGCGAAGGTCTGGATCACCCGCATCATGATCACGTGGGGCATCGTTGCCGCCGCGATGGCCCTCACGACCAACGAGGCCGTCTTCTACATCCTGCGCTTCCTCCTCGGCGTGGCCGAGGCCGGGTTCTTCCCGGGCTGCGTCCTCTACATCGCCACGTGGCTCCCTGCCGCTTACCGCGGCAAGGCCATGGCCATCCTGCTCACGGGCTCCGCCGTCGCGTCGATCATCGCCGGGCCGATCACGGGCGGCCTGCTCATGATCTCCGGCGGCGGCCTCCACGGCTGGCAGTGGATGTTCATCATCGAGGGCCTCGCCGCAGTGGTCCTCTCCGCTGTGACGTGGTTCGCGCTCGTCAACTCGCCCGAGAAGGCCAAGTGGCTCAGCGACCCAGAGCGCGCTGCCCTGCGCACCGAGCTCGACGCCGAGCAGGCCGACCGCGAGGATGCCCAAGGCGGCAAGGTCTCCGTGTGGAAGCTCCTCGCCGACACCCAGATCCTGCTCTTCTGCTTCATCTACTTCGCGATCCAGCTCGTGATCTACGCCGCGACATTCTGGCTGCCCACGATCATCAAGCAGATGGGCAAGATGGACGACTTCCAGGTTGGCCTCTGGAACACCATCCCGTGGGTCATCGCGATCATCGCCATGTACGTCTTCGCTGGTCTCGCCTCGAAGCGCCCCGTGTACCAGCGCTGGGTCGCGTTCGCCCTTGTCCTCGCGTCGATCGGCATGTTCGTCTCGACGATCGGCGGCCCCGTGATCATGTACATCGGCATCTGCATCGCCGCCCTCGGGTTCAAGTCCGCGTCCTCGCTGTTCTGGCCCATCCCGCAGTCCTACTTCGACGTCCGCATCGCGGCGGCCGGCATCGCGCTCATCAACTCGATCGGCAACCTGGGCGGCTTCGTGGCCCCGAGCGTCTTCGGATACCTTCAGCAGACCACCGGCTCGGTGGTCGGGGGTCTGTACGGGCTTGCGGTCTCCTCGATCGTGGCCGCCGGAGTGGTGCTCGCGTTGCGGATGAAGAAGCGCAAGGCACCGGTCGGCGCCCCCGTGGCGATTGATCCGGTCTCCTCTCGTTAG